One Brassica napus cultivar Da-Ae chromosome C4, Da-Ae, whole genome shotgun sequence genomic region harbors:
- the LOC106431078 gene encoding uncharacterized protein At5g39865-like, whose amino-acid sequence MGSSSSCSNSSCSASRSPPEKTLNATTVPRAFSFPMPSVHHPPVKKGDTHHLVSLTSTTYGSLLHVDLDVQTLKNNKKTAEQDESLDSLSPDSVINTWELMNDLEDEFGSTKRDVDVNGSYELVRMEEDWVPLPSKAKQPLWKHMAEESFLSGLDSNIISSYKRALSSRQLGKNTKPVSCSHSNQSVVSLSPVSSQYLEEQEKPRLLETEEDNKTIVLYFTSLRGIRKTYEDCCYVRTVLRGFQVAVDERDISMDSEYRKEVQILLGEEKPVCLPQVFIRGVHVGGIEEIKRLNDGGELGEMLKGFPVFESVGACECCGDARFVLCTSCGGSTKVFEEQEDGFKRCNGCNENGLVRCNNCCL is encoded by the coding sequence AtgggctcttcttcttcttgttctaaCTCTTCTTGCTCTGCGTCACGTTCACCGCCGGAGAAGACACTCAACGCAACGACGGTTCCGAGAGCTTTCTCGTTCCCGATGCCGTCGGTTCACCACCCGCCGGTTAAAAAAGGCGACACGCACCACCTCGTCTCCCTCACGTCCACCACTTACGGTTCTCTTCTACACGTCGACCTCGACGTACAAACACTAAAGAATAACAAGAAGACGGCCGAACAAGACGAGTCGCTTGACTCGCTGTCTCCTGACTCGGTGATCAACACATGGGAGCTCATGAACGATCTCGAAGACGAGTTTGGTTCGACGAAACGTGACGTGGACGTTAATGGTTCTTACGAGCTCGTGAGAATGGAAGAAGATTGGGTTCCTCTGCCTTCTAAAGCTAAGCAGCCTTTGTGGAAACATATGGCTGAAGAGTCGTTTCTCTCTGGTTTGGATTCTAACATCATCTCATCTTACAAGAGAGCATTGTCTTCTAGACAACTAGGCAAGAACACAAAACCAGTCTCTTGCAGCCACTCTAATCAATCGGTTGTCTCTCTGAGTCCAGTGAGTTCTCAGTATTTGGAAGAGCAAGAGAAACCAAGATTGCTTGAAACAGAAGAAGACAACAAGACTATAGTATTGTACTTCACTAGCCTCAGAGGAATCCGAAAGACTTATGAGGATTGTTGCTACGTAAGAACAGTTCTGAGAGGGTTTCAAGTTGCGGTAGATGAACGTGACATATCAATGGACTCTGAATACAGAAAAGAGGTTCAGATTTTACTCGGCGAAGAGAAACCGGTTTGCTTGCCTCAGGTGTTCATAAGAGGCGTCCATGTTGGTGGAATTGAGGAGATCAAGAGACTCAATGATGGAGGTGAATTGGGAGAGATGTTAAAAGGTTTTCCTGTTTTTGAATCTGTGGGAGCTTGTGAGTGCTGTGGGGATGCAAGATTTGTTCTGTGTACTAGTTGTGGTGGTAGTACTAAAGTGTTTGAGGAACAAGAAGATGGGTTTAAGAGATGCAATGGATGCAATGAGAATGGATTGGTGCGTTGTAACAATTGTTGTCTCTAG
- the LOC106391650 gene encoding DNA-directed RNA polymerases IV and V subunit 5B-like, whose amino-acid sequence MEGKGKELAVGSGLSKSLDESRVDSHSYYLARRTTMEMLRDRGYDISNEDINLTLQEFRALYGDRPNVDRLRISAQHCSDSSKKIAVVFCGSGIVKVSAIRDIAADVLGRENLTGLILVLQSDITNQALKAVELFSFKVELFQLTELLVNITKHVLRPKHHVLNEQEKESLFKKFSIQEQQLPKLLKKDPTAKYYGLEKGQVVEVTYKGEGSESDHVSYRCAW is encoded by the exons ATGGAGGGGAAAGGTAAGGAGTTAGCGGTTGGCTCTGGTCTGAGCAAGTCCCTTGATGAATCACGTGTGGACAGTCACAGCTATTACCTGGCGCGTCGAACCACCATGGAGATGCTCCGAGACAGAGGATACGATATCTCAAATGAAGACATTAACCTCACTTTACAGGAGTTTCGAGCGCTCTACGGCGACCGGCCCAACGTAGATAGACTCCGTATCTCAGCACAACATTGTTCTGATTCTTCAAAAAAG ATAGCTGTTGTGTTTTGCGGAAGTGGTATAGTTAAAGTCAGTGCGATACGCGACATCGCAGCCGATGTACTTGGTCGAGAAAATTTAACCGGACTGATATTGGTTCTCCAAAGTGATATAACAAATCAAGCTCTAAAAGCCGTTGAACTTTTCTCTTTTAAAGTCGAGTTATTCCAG TTAACCGAACTGTTGGTTAACATAACCAAACATGTCTTGAGGCCAAAACATCATGTTCTGAATGAGCAAGAGAAGGAATCACTCTTCAAGAAGTTCAGTATTCAGGAGCAACAA CTTCCAAAGTTATTGAAGAAAGACCCGACAGCGAAATACTACGGACTAGAGAAAGGGCAAGTCGTGGAGGTCACATACAAGGGCGAGGGCAGTGAATCTGATCATGTTTCATACCGATGCGCTTGGTAA
- the LOC106394117 gene encoding AUGMIN subunit 1-like, which produces MENWRTNLEVMAAKEDQYIQQYKKYEVLLNRVGYGTKISHRELVEMAEHRKELEKMTKPVVDTLRSYQDLPPDKALAALAIEDKKRQFAAAEKYLEEVLQSSLETNDE; this is translated from the exons ATGGAGAATTGGAGAACGAATTTGGAAGTAATGGCGGCCAAGGAGGATCAGTATATACAGCAGTACAAGAAGTATGAG GTGTTGCTCAACCGAGTTGGTTACGGTACCAAGATTAGCCATAGAGAGCTGGTGGAAATGGCAGAGCACAGGAAGGAATTGGAGAAGATGACAAAACCTGTCGTTGATACTCTAAGAAGCTACCAGGACTTGCCTCCG GACAAAGCTCTGGCTGCACTAGCAATCGAGGACAAGAAGAGACAGTTTGCAGCCGCGGAAAAGTATTTAGAAGAAGTATTACAATCTTCCCTTGAGACAAACGATGAGTGA
- the LOC106394350 gene encoding regulatory protein NPR5 gives MSSLEESLRSMSLDFLNLLINGQAFSDVTFSVEGRLVHAHRCILAARSLFFRKFFCGTDQPQSCIDPTRHGSVPGSPSRGSQAPAGVIPVNSVGYEVFLLLLQFLYSGQVSIVPQKHEPRPNCGERGCWHTHCSAAVDLALDTLAASRYFGVEQLALLTQKQLASMVEKASIEDVMKVLIASRKQDMQQLWSTCSHLVAKSGLPPEILAKHLTIDVVAKIEEIRLKTSISRRSLMPHNHHHDLTVAQDLEDQKIRRMRRALDSSDVELVKLMVMGEGLNLDESLALHYAVESCSREVVKALLELGAADVNYPAGPAGKTPLHIAAEMVSPDMVAVLLDHHADPNVRTVGGITPLDILRTLTSDFLFKGAVPGLTHIEPNKLRLCLELVQSAAMVISREEGNNSNNNNNDYNNPSYPQMNEEHNSGSSGGSNNNLDSRLVYLNLGAGTGQMGQGRDHGDDQNSQREGMSRHHHHDPSTMYHHHHQHHF, from the exons ATGAGCAGCCTTGAGGAATCCTTGAGATCTATGTCGTTGGATTTTCTAAACCTTTTAATTAACGGTCAAGCTTTCTCCGACGTAACTTTCAGCGTCGAAGGTCGTCTTGTCCACGCCCACCGTTGCATCCTCGCCGCTCGGAGCCTCTTCTTCCGCAAGTTCTTTTGTGGGACCGACCAACCACAGTCCTGCATAGACCCGACCCGACATGGGTCAGTACCCGGTAGCCCATCAAGAGGCTCCCAGGCTCCAGCTGGTGTCATACCAGTGAACTCAGTCGGTTACGAGGTGTTCTTGTTGCTGCTTCAGTTTCTTTATAGCGGACAAGTCTCCATCGTGCCGCAGAAACATGAGCCAAGACCCAACTGTGGCGAAAGAGGATGTTGGCACACGCATTGCTCAGCCGCCGTGGATCTTGCTCTCGACACTCTTGCCGCCTCTCGTTACTTCGGCGTCGAGCAGCTCGCCTTGCTCACtcag AAACAACTAGCAAGCATGGTAGAGAAAGCCTCCATCGAAGATGTAATGAAAGTGTTAATAGCATCAAGGAAGCAAGACATGCAACAACTATGGTCGACTTGCTCTCACTTAGTCGCCAAGTCAGGTCTCCCACCGGAGATTCTTGCCAAACATCTCACCATAGATGTCGTCGCCAAGATTGAAGAGATTCGTCTCAAAACATCAATATCTCGACGTTCACTAATGCCACATAACCACCACCATGATCTCACCGTCGCTCAAGACCTAGAAGATCAAAAGATTAGAAGGATGAGACGTGCCTTGGATTCATCTGACGTTGAGCTAGTGAAGCTAATGGTTATGGGAGAAGGACTCAATCTTGATGAGTCTTTGGCATTGCATTACGCTGTTGAAAGCTGTAGTAGAGAAGTTGTGAAGGCCTTGCTTGAACTTGGTGCAGCCGATGTGAACTACCCGGCAGGTCCCGCGGGGAAAACACCGTTACACATTGCTGCTGAAATGGTCTCTCCCGACATGGTGGCTGTTCTGTTGGACCACCATGCTGATCCTAATGTTCGTACCGTTGGTGGAATCACTCCTCTTGATATCCTTAGGACGTTGACTTCAGATTTCTTGTTCAAGGGGGCAGTTCCTGGACTGACTCACATTGAACCGAACAAGCTTAGGCTTTGTCTCGAGCTTGTTCAGTCCGCTGCAATGGTGATATCTCGAGAAGAAGGAAACAATagcaacaataataataatgattacAACAACCCGAGTTACCCTCAGATGAATGAGGAGCACAACAGTGGAAGTAGTGGAGGAAGTAATAACAATTTGGATTCAAGGTTGGTGTATCTCAATCTTGGAGCGGGTACGGGTCAGATGGGTCAGGGTCGGGATCATGGAGACGACCAAAACAGTCAGAGGGAAGGTATgagtcgtcatcatcatcatgaccCCTCTACAAtgtatcatcaccatcatcaacaTCACTTCTAG